In Amphiura filiformis chromosome 2, Afil_fr2py, whole genome shotgun sequence, one DNA window encodes the following:
- the LOC140138714 gene encoding uncharacterized protein has protein sequence MELVNFILTTTYFTSKGVIYKQKKGMAMGSPLSPIAVDLFMEWIEEEAITTAPLNCKPSLWKRYVDDVLEVIKRGEAENLTNHLNQVDLTGSIKFTYEEESNSSLPFLDTLIIKKPDGTTKLCIYRKPTHTDQYLQFDSHHPLHQKLGVVRTLLDRKDTIVTETEDQRKEELHIKQALARCGYPEWSINKVKADKENPKPKVKPPKDSRERSKGLVVIPYVEGLSERVSRIFKKHGFSTSMKPHRTIRNMLVHPKDKRDPLQSAEVIYEIPCQNCPKTYIGETGRLFETRLTEHKSESEKVSAKSFTRSQRKASASEIHKSAIAEHVAHQNHVIGWDEAQVIDQESDKTTRWLKEAIWIRKFE, from the exons ATGGAGTTGGTTAATTTCATTCTAACCACAACGTATTTCACGTCCAAAGGTGTAATTTATAAGCAAAAGAAAGGAATGGCAATGGGTAGTCCACTCAGCCCGATAGCAGTTGACCTCTTCATGGAATGGATTGAGGAGGAAGCGATCACTACAGCCCCGCTCAATTGCAAGCCGTCTCTTTGGAAGAGATATGTAGACGATGTTCTTGAGGTTATTAAGCGTGGCGAGGCAGAGAACTTGACCAACCATCTTAATCAAGTTGACCTGACAGGGAGTATTAAGTTTACTTACGAGGAAGAATCCAACAGTAGCCTACCCTTTCTAGACACGCTCATTATCAAGAAGCCTGATGGCACCACAAAGCTCTGTATTTATCGCAAGCCAACCCATACAGATCAATACTTGCAGTTTGATTCACACCACCCACTACATCAGAAGTTAGGTGTCGTAAGAACTTTGTTAGATAGAAAAGACACCATTGTAACCGAGACAGAAGATCAGCGCAAAGAGGAGTTGCACATAAAACAAGCCCTCGCCAGATGCGGTTACCCTGAGTGGTCGATCAACAAAGTTAAAGCGGACAAAGAGAACCCTAAACCTAAGGTTAAACCCCCCAAAGACAGTAGGGAGAGGAGTAAAGGCCTTGTGGTCATCCCTTATGTGGAGGGCCTCTCGGAGAGGGTTTCAAGAATTTTTAAGAAACACGGATTCTCCACTAGCATGAAACCCCACCGCACGATACGAAACATGTTAGTCCATCCAAAAGACAAGCGTGACCCATTGCAATCGGCGGAAGTCATTTATGAGATCCCGTGCCAGAATTGCCCCAAAACGTACATCGGGGAAACGGGTCGCTTGTTTGAGACTAGACTAACGGAACATAAATCAGAAAGTGAAAAAGTGAGCGCAAAGAGCTTCACCAGGTCACAAAGAAAAGCATCAGCTTCTGAAATCCACAAATCGGCTATTGCAGAACATGTTGCACATCAAAATCATGTGATTGGGTGGGATGAGGCTCAGGTCATAGATCAAGAATCAGACAAAACAACACGCtggctaaaggaagcaatctggattAGAA AGTTTGAATAA